TGGCGTGCTCGAGGCCGGCGGGCTGCCGCTGGAGTTTCCCGTCTTCTCCTGCGGAGAATCCAATCTGCGCCCTACCGCCATGCTCTTCCGCAATCTCGCTTCCATGGACGTCGAGGAATCGATCCGCGGCAACCCGATGGACGGCGTGGTGCTAATGGCCGGCTGCGACAAGACCACGCCGGCTCTCGTCATGGGCGCCGCGTCCTGCGACCTGCCCTCCATCGTCGTCTCGGGCGGTCCGATGTTGAATGGACGCTTTCAGGGCCGGGAGATTGGCTCTGGGACGGACGTGTGGAAGTTTTCCGAGGACGTCCGCGCCGGGGTCATGACCGAACGAGAATTCGCCCAGGCCGAAAGTGCGATGTCGCGCTCACCCGGTCACTGCATGACGATGGGCACGGCCTCGACAATGGCCTCGATGGTGGAGGCGCTCGGCATCGCCCTGCCCGGCAACGCGGCCTACCCCGCAGTGGATGCCCACCGCGCACGGCTGGCGCGGATGAGCGGCCGTCGCATCGTCGAAATGGTCAGGGAGGACCTTCGGTTGTCGGCGATCCTGAAAAAGGAAGCCTTCGCCAACGCGATCCGCGTCAACGGAGCAATCGGCGGGTCGACCAATGCCGTTGTGCATCTTCTGGCGATTGCGGGACGCATCGGTGTGGAACTGACGCTCGACGACTGGGACGAGCTTGGGCGCAACATACCCACCATTGTCGATCTGATGCCTTCAGGACGCTTTCTGATGGAGGATTTCTGCTACGCCGGCGGCATTCCCGCCGTCATGAAGGAGATCGCCAACCTCCTCGACCTCGACGCCTTGACGGTGACTGGCAGAACCCTGCGCGAAGAACTCGCCGGGGCGATGAACTACAATCCACAAGTCATCCGGCCGAGGCAACAAGCGCTGACACCGCATGGCGGGATTGCCGTCCTGCGCGGCAATCTGGCTCCGGGTGGAGCAATCATCAAACCTTCCGCCGCTTCGCCCGAACTGATGCGCCACCGGGGTCGGGCGGTCGTGTTCGAGGACATCGATCACTACAAAGCCGCCGTCGATGATCCGACGCTCGACATAGACGAAAGCTGCATCATGGTGCTGAAGAACTGCGGCCCGAAGGGTTATCCCGGCATGGCCGAGGTCGGCAACATGGCGCTGCCGCAGAAGCTTCTCAAGAAAGGCGTGCGCGATATGGTGCGGATATCGGATGCGCGTATGTCCGGCACCGCCTTTGGCACGGTTGTGCTGCATACGGCGCCGGAAGCCGCCATTGGCGGACCGTTTGCACTCGTGCGCGGCGGCGACATCATCGAGCTCGACGTGGATGCGCGCAAGCTCCATCTCGACGTTACCGATGAAGAACTGGAGCGGCGGCGGCTCGAATGGGAAGCGCCGGTCCCCACCATGCAGGGTGGCTATCAAGGCCTCTATGTCGAGCACGTATTGCAAGCGGATCGCGGTGCCGATCTCGACTTCCTCGTTGGTTGCCGCGGCCACGCCATTCCCCGCGAAAGCCATTGAGGCATCATATGAACAAGTTCGAAACGGTCGACTTCCACGGCATCCATGCCATTGTCTATGCGCTGTTCGATGGCGAGGAACGACTGGATCGCGCCGCCATTCGAAGGCAGGTGGAACTTTGCCTTGCAGCCGGGGTACACGGCATGGCGGCGCTCGGCCTCGCCACCGAGGTCTCGAAGCTGACGGGGGCTGAACGTCGCACGCTGATGGACTGGGTGGCGGAAGACACCGGTGCCAGGGTACCGCTGGCTTTCACCATCTTCGGTGCCTCCGTCGCCGAGCAGATCGGCCAGATCCGTCATGCCGAAAGCGTCGGCGCGGATTGGGTAATCCTCCAACCGCCGCCGGTCGGCACTTATGGAGCGGCCGAGTATATCCGCTTCTTCGGGCGCGTTGCCGGGGCAACCGATCTGCCGGTGGCCATTCAGAATGCTCCGGCCTTCTTCGGACGTGGGCTGACAGCGGATGAAATACGCGATCTCGCTAGGCAGCACCCCAACATCAGTCTGATCAAGGGTGAAGGACCTGTTGTCGACATAGCCGGCCTGATTACCCGCACCGACAATCGTGTACCGATATTCAACGGTCGCGGCGGACTGGAATTGATCGACAATTTCCGCATTGGCTGTCGGGGCATGATCCTTGCCCCCGACTGTATCGACCATGCGGTGCGCGCCTATAATGCCTTCCACGCCGGCGATGAAGACGGTGCGGAAGCCGAGTACCGGGCCATGTTGCCGGCGGCCGTTTTCGTCATGCAAGGCATCGAGAACCTGATCTGCTACGGCAAGCGCCTATTCGGCGCCCGCTCGGGCATTCCAATCCACGATCGTGGCCCCGCGCTACGCCCCGACAAGATCGGGCTTGAGATGGTGGAGCGTTTCGCGGCACAACTCGGCCCGCTGGCGGTTGAATAGGCGGGCCGCTACGGGAGGACGGCTGCAGATGACGAGATCGAACAGGCTGATATCGGCGAACGAGACGATAGGATCCGTGCCGGCTGCCGAACGCGGTCTACCCGCGCAGATCGCCGCCCGCATGGGGCGCAGCATATTGCGCGGCGAACTGCGACCCGGTGACAAGCTGCCGAAGGAAACCGACCTGCTCGACCAGCTTCAAGTCAGCCGCACGACGCTGCGCGAAGCGCTCACCATCCTGACCAGTAAGGGTTTCATTGAGGCGAAGCAGCGGATCGGCACGAGCGTGCGCGCGCCAAGTGCCTGGAACACACTCGATCCCATGGTCATGTCATGGCACGACGACGAGGACGAACAGGCCCTCGCCCAGGAATTGTTCGAGATCAGATCGGCGATCGAACCTCTCGCGGCCAGGCTGGCGGCCGCGCGCGCCACCGAGGCAGACCTTGCCCAGCTTCGTGCCGCGCTCGCGACGATGGCCGAAGACAATTCCAATCCGCGGCTTGCCATGGAAGCCGACATCGCCTTCCACCTCGGCATCATCCAGGCCGCGCATAATCGCTTCCTCGCACCCGTCGGTTCCGTCATCCGCGCGGCCCTTACCATCAGCGTTCCAAAGACCTTCGCCAAATTCGGCGGCATGAGCCACGCGCTTGGCATGCACGAGGCAATCGTGAAGGCCATTGAACAACGCGCCCCCACCAAAGCCGCCAAGGCGGCTGAAAAGCTCATTGCCGACACCTATGAGCGGAACTTCGGTTGAGCGGGAAAGAACCGTGCTCTGCAGGTGGACGAAACACGTTAGTTTCTTGACGGGTTGCAGGTTCAAGGCAACAAGAGCCGATATCGGATATTCGCACCCATACTCCATGGCCGGCGAAACACGCGCCTCAGGACGAGGACATGCGGCTCATCCCGGTCGTTGTAGTGCATGGTGTCGGCGATGCTTCCACTTGCGGCGATTGATTTCCGTTGTGGCAAAATCTCCGCGGTATGGTTGTCGGCACGCACGAGGACCGCGAACAGCTTGTTGGTCTCTTAGCCCACCCAGCCCCCGATGCCGCCGCAGGATAGGTCCACATACAGCGGGCGTTACTATGGAGCAGGTCGAACACGAAGAAGAATGCCCTCCGCTCCACGCCACCGACCACCATCAGGGCCTCGCCGAAGTCGGCCTGCACGCGAGCATCCGGATGCGACAATGGAACGAACATCCTGACGGCAACGCTTCGGCCAAGCCCTGCATGCCGCTCGCGCACCTGTCTCGCCGCGATAATGGACCTAATGTCGGACCATGCCTGCATCGACGTTGAGCGTCTGGCCGGTGATCCAGCGCGCGTCGTCCGAGGCGAGGAATGAGACGACGTCGGCGATGTGCTCGGGCTGGCCCTTGCCTTTCATGGCCTGCAGCATTTCGACAAAACCGAACGCCTCGTTATGCGGGCTCGCCTTGACGCCGTCGCTCTCGATCAGGCCCGGCGTCACCGCATTGGCGGTGATGTTGTATTTGCCGAGCTCCGTTGCCAGCGCCCGGGTGAAACCGATGACGCCGCCCTTGGCAGCGACATAGGCCGCCATGTTGGGCGTGCCGGCGAAGAAGGTGTTGGAGGCGATGCTGATCACGCGTCCGACCTTGTTCGCCGCGCGCATCTGGTCGGTCGCCGCGCGCGAGACGATGAAGGTACCGGTCAGGTTGACGTCGATGATCTTGCGCCAATGGTCGAGGTCGACGTCGTCCCAGGCGATGAACGGCACGATGCTGGCGTTGTTGACGAGGATGTCGATGCCACCGGATTGCGCCTGAATCTCGGCAAACAGCGCCTTGACCGACGCCGGATCGGAAATGTCGGCGGCAATAGCCTTCGCGTTGCCGCCGATCGATGCGGCTGCGGCCTTAGCGCCTTCGGCGTTGATGTCGCTGACGATGACGGTCGCGCCATCGGCCGCCAGCCGCGCCGCAATCGCCTTGCCAATGCCCTGTGCGGCGCCCGTCACCAGCGCCGTCTTTCCCGCAAGCCGTTCAGTCATGAAATCTCTCCCTTAATGCGTAATCCGATGAGGTGTGTTCAGGCGTCGGCGTCGATGACGGCCAGCGCCGCGTCGATGCCCTTGCCGACGGCAAGCTTCTGGCCGGCAGCATTCATCGCGCCACCCAGCGCCGTCAGCGCGGCAATCGCATAGATCGGCTGCGCCGTCGGGCCCATGTGGCCGATGCGCGTCAGCCTGCCCAGCGTTTCGCCGCGCCCCGACGAAAACACCACGCCGTAGCGGGCGCGCGCGGCCTGGCGCAGCGCCTTCTCGTCGACGCCTTCGGGCGTACGCACGGCGGTTGTGGTCGGCGACGCGATCTTTTCGTTGGCGGCCCAGATCGACAGCCCCATGGCGGCGACGCCGGCACGCATGGCCTTTGCCGTCAGCGCGTGACGCGCCCACACCGCTTCTGGTCCTTCGCTGAGATAGAGGTCGAGCGCCACGTCGAGCCCGTTGATCTCCGAGACCGATGGCGTGAACGGGAACGGGCTTTCGCGCGACCAGGCGTTTTCCCAGTCGACGATGCTCAGCATCGATGCGCGCGGTGCTGCCTCATTGGCCTTCATCTTGGCCCAGGCGCGCTCACTCACCCCCATT
The genomic region above belongs to Mesorhizobium terrae and contains:
- a CDS encoding IlvD/Edd family dehydratase, coding for MTKRRSQHWFGGHGKDAFIHRSWMKNNGLPDDAFDGRPVIGICNTFSEFTPCNAHFRGLVEHIKAGVLEAGGLPLEFPVFSCGESNLRPTAMLFRNLASMDVEESIRGNPMDGVVLMAGCDKTTPALVMGAASCDLPSIVVSGGPMLNGRFQGREIGSGTDVWKFSEDVRAGVMTEREFAQAESAMSRSPGHCMTMGTASTMASMVEALGIALPGNAAYPAVDAHRARLARMSGRRIVEMVREDLRLSAILKKEAFANAIRVNGAIGGSTNAVVHLLAIAGRIGVELTLDDWDELGRNIPTIVDLMPSGRFLMEDFCYAGGIPAVMKEIANLLDLDALTVTGRTLREELAGAMNYNPQVIRPRQQALTPHGGIAVLRGNLAPGGAIIKPSAASPELMRHRGRAVVFEDIDHYKAAVDDPTLDIDESCIMVLKNCGPKGYPGMAEVGNMALPQKLLKKGVRDMVRISDARMSGTAFGTVVLHTAPEAAIGGPFALVRGGDIIELDVDARKLHLDVTDEELERRRLEWEAPVPTMQGGYQGLYVEHVLQADRGADLDFLVGCRGHAIPRESH
- a CDS encoding dihydrodipicolinate synthase family protein, translating into MNKFETVDFHGIHAIVYALFDGEERLDRAAIRRQVELCLAAGVHGMAALGLATEVSKLTGAERRTLMDWVAEDTGARVPLAFTIFGASVAEQIGQIRHAESVGADWVILQPPPVGTYGAAEYIRFFGRVAGATDLPVAIQNAPAFFGRGLTADEIRDLARQHPNISLIKGEGPVVDIAGLITRTDNRVPIFNGRGGLELIDNFRIGCRGMILAPDCIDHAVRAYNAFHAGDEDGAEAEYRAMLPAAVFVMQGIENLICYGKRLFGARSGIPIHDRGPALRPDKIGLEMVERFAAQLGPLAVE
- a CDS encoding FadR/GntR family transcriptional regulator: MTRSNRLISANETIGSVPAAERGLPAQIAARMGRSILRGELRPGDKLPKETDLLDQLQVSRTTLREALTILTSKGFIEAKQRIGTSVRAPSAWNTLDPMVMSWHDDEDEQALAQELFEIRSAIEPLAARLAAARATEADLAQLRAALATMAEDNSNPRLAMEADIAFHLGIIQAAHNRFLAPVGSVIRAALTISVPKTFAKFGGMSHALGMHEAIVKAIEQRAPTKAAKAAEKLIADTYERNFG
- the pldH gene encoding pyridoxal 4-dehydrogenase, SDR-type; translation: MTERLAGKTALVTGAAQGIGKAIAARLAADGATVIVSDINAEGAKAAAASIGGNAKAIAADISDPASVKALFAEIQAQSGGIDILVNNASIVPFIAWDDVDLDHWRKIIDVNLTGTFIVSRAATDQMRAANKVGRVISIASNTFFAGTPNMAAYVAAKGGVIGFTRALATELGKYNITANAVTPGLIESDGVKASPHNEAFGFVEMLQAMKGKGQPEHIADVVSFLASDDARWITGQTLNVDAGMVRH